In Streptomyces sp. NBC_01408, one DNA window encodes the following:
- a CDS encoding methylaspartate mutase, with translation MHSQPTDHRPSEAVPIHTVSGAPKVILGVAASDSHVVANHLIAFQLRQLGYEVLNLGACTPVSEFVDCATENPDALAIVIGSINGHAVEDLAPLRAVQAQGVLSCPVVVGGNLSVGSEKSGREGEALLALGVDHVLSDIDELVTLLAQLRAQAESGARSADRAVPRPSQLEVAA, from the coding sequence ATGCACAGCCAACCCACTGACCACCGGCCCTCCGAGGCCGTCCCGATCCACACCGTGTCCGGCGCCCCGAAGGTCATCCTGGGCGTGGCGGCGAGTGACTCCCACGTGGTGGCGAACCACCTGATCGCCTTTCAGCTGCGTCAGCTCGGCTACGAGGTGCTCAACCTGGGCGCCTGCACCCCAGTGTCCGAGTTCGTGGACTGCGCGACCGAGAACCCGGACGCCCTCGCGATCGTGATCGGTTCCATCAACGGGCACGCCGTGGAGGACCTGGCACCTCTGCGGGCCGTCCAGGCCCAGGGCGTGCTGAGCTGTCCGGTCGTGGTCGGCGGCAACCTCTCGGTGGGCAGTGAGAAGTCCGGCCGTGAGGGTGAGGCGCTGTTGGCCCTGGGCGTGGACCACGTACTGTCCGACATCGACGAGTTGGTCACGCTGCTGGCTCAACTGCGTGCGCAGGCCGAGAGCGGTGCGCGGTCCGCAGACCGTGCGGTGCCGCGCCCGTCGCAGCTCGAAGTCGCAGCCTGA
- a CDS encoding ATP-grasp domain-containing protein, whose amino-acid sequence MFNLRGARSNKGRYLLLLGADPLLRERAIVSALRTYPGPVFGMMESAVVNANRVFDHVLAANPYNAKEALEAVEAFERETGFTPDAVVPILELNIHVAMAIAQHYGLPTLAEESLTLARDKHTMKVAFEEAGVPCARHRLFSTLAELEEVAQELTFPVVLKPRDFAGSVGVIKVTDAADLAAAFDHCRASLLEIAPTYDFTDGRYQVEEFVTSTHEVSIEVINYEGRRAVLAVTDKAKGAPPFFTETGQLIPSRESGNTALRELALRACEALLIDRGIAHVEVLMNGPDEQYVVEVAARPGGDGIMDLIDRVYGYNPYDLHIAAYRRTIDELPAIPSEPEGVAAIGFLKAPTGVITEIHDVPAGPGPEIARYVTSKVGDRSRAATSYLGRNGVIEVFEAGTSPADAEAVQDRVTALAQELSSELFTVIEEDIEL is encoded by the coding sequence ATGTTCAACCTTCGAGGGGCCCGGTCCAACAAGGGCCGGTACCTCCTGCTGCTCGGAGCGGATCCGTTGCTGCGCGAGCGAGCAATCGTATCGGCGCTGCGGACCTACCCGGGCCCGGTGTTCGGAATGATGGAGTCTGCCGTCGTCAACGCCAACCGGGTCTTCGACCACGTGCTGGCCGCGAACCCGTACAACGCCAAGGAAGCCCTGGAGGCGGTCGAGGCGTTCGAGCGGGAGACCGGGTTCACCCCCGACGCCGTCGTCCCGATCCTCGAGCTGAACATCCACGTCGCGATGGCCATCGCCCAGCACTACGGCCTGCCGACGCTGGCCGAGGAGTCGCTGACGCTGGCGCGTGACAAGCACACCATGAAGGTGGCCTTCGAGGAGGCCGGCGTCCCGTGCGCCCGCCACCGTCTCTTCTCCACCCTCGCGGAGCTGGAGGAGGTCGCGCAGGAACTCACGTTCCCCGTGGTGCTCAAGCCCCGTGACTTCGCAGGCAGCGTCGGCGTCATCAAGGTGACCGACGCGGCCGACCTGGCGGCGGCCTTCGACCACTGCAGGGCATCGCTGCTGGAGATCGCGCCCACCTACGACTTCACCGACGGCCGGTACCAGGTCGAGGAGTTCGTCACCTCCACGCACGAGGTCTCGATCGAGGTGATCAACTACGAGGGCCGCCGCGCGGTACTCGCGGTGACGGACAAGGCCAAGGGCGCTCCGCCGTTCTTCACCGAGACCGGCCAGCTGATCCCGAGTCGGGAGAGCGGAAACACCGCCCTGCGCGAACTCGCCCTGCGGGCCTGCGAGGCGCTGCTCATCGACCGTGGCATCGCCCACGTCGAGGTGCTGATGAACGGGCCCGACGAGCAGTACGTGGTCGAGGTCGCGGCCCGCCCCGGCGGCGACGGCATCATGGACCTGATCGATCGTGTCTACGGCTACAACCCGTACGACCTGCACATCGCTGCCTACCGTCGGACCATCGACGAGCTTCCCGCCATTCCGTCCGAGCCGGAGGGCGTCGCCGCGATCGGCTTCCTGAAGGCTCCGACGGGCGTCATCACTGAGATCCACGACGTCCCGGCCGGTCCGGGTCCGGAGATCGCCCGCTACGTCACCAGCAAGGTCGGCGACCGTTCCCGCGCGGCCACCTCCTACCTCGGCCGCAACGGTGTCATCGAGGTGTTCGAGGCCGGCACCTCACCCGCCGATGCCGAGGCGGTCCAGGACCGGGTCACCGCGCTCGCCCAGGAACTCAGCTCCGAGCTGTTCACCGTGATCGAAGAAGACATAGAGCTGTGA
- a CDS encoding SidA/IucD/PvdA family monooxygenase has protein sequence MTDDQVFDLIGVGFGPANISLAVAMEELHPEVRPLFLEARDTVVWQPEMLLSGSDIQNNPVRDLVTPRNPRSRYTFLNFLFEQGRLLEYLNLGLEFPLRKEYNQYITWVASHFADQVRTSSPVSDVEFTVLPDGTEGYRVRVASGEVHLARAVVVANGRTPFVPAPFDQVESDRVIHLTRYKSTVERNADQLRAGRVAVVGGSQSAIELTLDLAHRFPDAEVVNLSRGFAHRLKDTSPFSEASIMPEFVDYYFHASQQSKDELDAELRFTNYSAADMDVLRELYLKIYEQRLDGAQKVFVRNNSVVDAVTADSEGVELTVRERHFGQTEQERFDLVVLATGFRNFGSGPAQEPHPPILSGIADQLEHTERGAVAVGHGYLVSAKDGRAIPPLFIYNLNESSHGISDAGSFSLLSLRAETIAHGAAKLLAGTEPQNGEGDQ, from the coding sequence ATGACTGACGACCAGGTATTCGACCTGATCGGCGTGGGCTTCGGCCCCGCCAACATCTCGCTGGCCGTGGCCATGGAGGAGCTGCACCCCGAGGTCCGCCCTCTTTTCCTGGAGGCCCGCGACACGGTGGTGTGGCAGCCCGAGATGCTGCTGTCCGGTTCGGACATCCAGAACAACCCCGTCCGGGACCTGGTCACGCCGCGGAATCCGCGCAGCCGTTACACCTTCCTGAACTTCCTGTTCGAGCAGGGACGACTGCTGGAGTACCTCAACCTAGGGCTCGAATTCCCGCTCCGCAAGGAATACAACCAATACATCACCTGGGTCGCTTCGCACTTCGCCGATCAGGTGCGGACATCCTCGCCGGTGTCGGACGTGGAGTTCACCGTTCTGCCCGACGGGACCGAGGGCTACCGCGTGCGCGTGGCCTCCGGCGAGGTCCACCTGGCCCGCGCGGTGGTGGTCGCCAACGGCCGTACGCCGTTCGTCCCCGCGCCGTTCGACCAGGTCGAGTCAGACCGCGTGATCCACCTGACCCGGTACAAGAGCACGGTGGAGCGCAATGCCGATCAGCTGCGCGCCGGCCGGGTCGCCGTGGTCGGCGGGAGTCAGAGCGCCATCGAACTCACCCTCGACCTCGCCCACCGCTTCCCGGACGCCGAGGTGGTGAACCTGAGCCGCGGATTCGCTCACCGGCTGAAGGACACCTCGCCGTTCAGCGAGGCGAGCATCATGCCCGAGTTCGTCGACTACTACTTCCACGCCTCGCAGCAGAGCAAGGACGAGCTGGACGCCGAGCTCCGGTTCACCAACTACTCGGCCGCCGACATGGACGTGCTGCGTGAGCTGTACCTGAAGATCTACGAGCAGCGTCTGGACGGCGCCCAGAAGGTGTTCGTCCGCAACAACTCCGTGGTCGACGCGGTCACGGCCGACTCCGAGGGCGTCGAACTCACGGTTCGGGAGCGGCACTTCGGGCAGACCGAGCAGGAGCGGTTCGACCTCGTCGTGCTGGCCACCGGCTTCCGCAACTTCGGTTCGGGCCCCGCCCAGGAGCCGCATCCGCCGATCCTGTCAGGGATCGCCGACCAGCTGGAGCACACCGAGCGCGGTGCGGTGGCCGTCGGCCACGGTTACCTGGTCTCGGCGAAGGACGGCCGGGCGATCCCGCCGCTGTTCATCTACAACCTCAACGAGTCCTCGCACGGCATCTCCGACGCGGGTTCGTTCAGCCTGCTGTCGCTGCGGGCCGAGACCATCGCGCACGGTGCTGCCAAGCTGCTGGCGGGTACCGAGCCGCAGAACGGCGAGGGCGACCAGTGA
- a CDS encoding aspartate aminotransferase family protein: MSTTAQTGVLVRTELPGPRSRLLLDEQATNESSARTYPRNVPIALSGGRGSYVEDLDGNRFLDFLSGAGVLALGHSHPELLAAAHRQLDIATHSLDFPTEVKQEFTRRLLDLLPGDMGSRSKLHFCGPTGADGIDAAIKLCKTYTGRADVIAFHGGFHGSTQSTIAITGLRSSKEHLGNLMPGVSFFPYSSCFRCPLSLKPDSCEINCAQYLANVLDDPNGGVRRPAAVILELVQGEGGVVPARLEFVQQLREITRRLDIPLVIDEVQSGCGRTGTWYAFEQYGIEPDVVVSSKAVGGGHPASVIVYNERLDGWKAGAHTGTFRGNQLAFASGAALMRVVAEDGLLDNVREVGAQLRQGLQELQHRFPFLGDVRGMGLMLGVEVVPTADRSASEVADLIRKAALRRGLLFELAGRDDCVVRFLPPLNLDRTEAEEALEIFGAAVAEVAEECARPLPSKFQDADTEGVRS, encoded by the coding sequence GTGAGCACCACCGCGCAAACCGGCGTCCTGGTGCGGACCGAGCTGCCGGGTCCGCGCTCGCGCCTACTGCTGGACGAGCAGGCCACCAACGAGTCGTCGGCCCGCACCTATCCGCGCAACGTTCCGATCGCCCTGTCCGGCGGCCGGGGCTCCTACGTCGAGGACCTGGACGGCAACCGGTTCCTGGACTTCCTCTCCGGAGCGGGCGTGCTCGCCCTCGGGCACAGCCACCCGGAGCTGCTGGCCGCCGCCCATCGGCAACTCGACATCGCCACCCACTCCCTGGACTTCCCCACCGAGGTCAAGCAGGAGTTCACCCGGCGACTGCTCGACCTGCTGCCGGGTGACATGGGGAGCCGCTCCAAGCTGCACTTTTGCGGGCCGACCGGGGCCGACGGCATCGACGCAGCGATCAAGCTCTGCAAGACGTACACCGGTCGCGCCGACGTCATCGCGTTCCACGGCGGGTTCCACGGAAGCACCCAGAGCACCATCGCGATCACCGGGCTGAGGTCCTCCAAGGAGCACCTCGGCAACCTGATGCCGGGCGTCTCGTTCTTCCCGTACTCCTCCTGCTTCCGCTGCCCGCTGTCGCTGAAGCCGGACAGCTGCGAGATCAACTGCGCCCAGTACCTGGCCAATGTCCTGGACGACCCCAACGGCGGCGTCCGCCGGCCGGCGGCCGTGATCCTCGAACTGGTCCAGGGCGAGGGCGGCGTGGTGCCGGCCCGGCTGGAGTTCGTCCAGCAGCTCCGGGAGATCACCCGGCGGCTGGACATTCCGCTGGTCATCGACGAGGTGCAGTCCGGCTGCGGGCGGACCGGTACCTGGTACGCCTTCGAGCAGTACGGGATCGAGCCCGATGTGGTGGTCTCGTCCAAGGCGGTGGGTGGGGGCCACCCCGCCTCGGTGATCGTTTACAACGAGCGTCTCGACGGCTGGAAGGCCGGCGCGCACACCGGTACCTTCCGCGGCAACCAGCTCGCCTTCGCCTCCGGGGCCGCGCTGATGCGCGTCGTCGCGGAGGACGGCCTGCTGGACAACGTCCGCGAGGTCGGTGCCCAGCTGCGCCAGGGGCTCCAGGAGCTGCAGCACCGGTTCCCCTTCCTCGGCGACGTCCGGGGGATGGGTCTGATGCTGGGCGTCGAGGTGGTACCGACCGCGGACCGGTCCGCCTCCGAGGTGGCCGATCTGATCAGAAAGGCCGCGCTCCGTCGCGGTCTGCTCTTCGAACTCGCCGGCCGCGACGACTGCGTGGTCCGGTTCCTGCCGCCCCTCAATCTCGACCGGACCGAGGCGGAGGAGGCGCTGGAGATCTTCGGCGCCGCCGTTGCCGAGGTGGCCGAGGAGTGTGCGCGGCCGCTCCCCTCCAAGTTCCAGGATGCGGATACCGAAGGAGTGAGGTCATGA
- a CDS encoding fatty acid desaturase — translation MTQIDERISTSKVDQPDASTAIRASFQRFPRWTQHLWTWITGKALPGQKPLVKLNVVTYVILDLVGLAVGIGSAWWIVSSGPTIALLLLPLCWVVTVSAARICSTVIAHHCMHTRFTGKIKYDREIAQVLSTLVCTEDADQYYEDHINLHHRKETFATIADPTIQHLLKLGFRPGMTVPALWRRLAFTVVSPMFHAEFLATRLAQNLWRSATYRRIMSLAYLGAVIGLVTWQGAWLPFALAVLVPMIPLYQIVALLEFLSEHAWFKAKDDTLGGRAFHVSHSWGRFNGDALPEQGIGVVRSVGAWSRWTLRLAFYHLPSRILVVPGDLAAHDFHHRKPSTFEWVRASYARQADIDAGHPKWPAYTDVWGLGVAIDRVFTILSEEEESSWELVRAEGPLVAAE, via the coding sequence ATGACCCAAATAGACGAGCGCATATCCACTTCCAAAGTGGACCAGCCGGACGCGTCGACCGCGATCCGAGCATCCTTCCAACGCTTTCCCCGCTGGACCCAGCATCTGTGGACCTGGATCACCGGTAAGGCCCTGCCCGGCCAGAAGCCGCTGGTCAAGCTCAACGTGGTCACCTACGTGATCCTCGACCTGGTGGGGCTGGCCGTCGGTATCGGCTCGGCCTGGTGGATCGTCAGCAGTGGTCCGACGATCGCGCTGCTGCTGCTTCCGCTGTGCTGGGTCGTGACGGTTTCGGCCGCACGGATCTGCTCCACGGTGATCGCCCATCACTGCATGCACACCCGGTTCACCGGGAAGATCAAGTACGACCGTGAGATCGCCCAGGTCCTGTCGACCCTGGTGTGCACGGAGGATGCGGACCAGTACTACGAGGACCACATCAACCTGCACCACCGCAAGGAGACCTTCGCGACCATCGCGGACCCGACCATCCAGCACCTGCTCAAGCTGGGGTTCCGGCCGGGGATGACGGTGCCGGCGCTGTGGCGCCGGCTGGCGTTCACCGTGGTCTCGCCGATGTTCCACGCGGAGTTCCTGGCCACCCGGCTCGCCCAGAACCTGTGGCGCTCGGCCACGTACCGCCGGATCATGTCGCTGGCCTACCTCGGCGCCGTGATCGGTCTGGTCACCTGGCAGGGCGCCTGGCTGCCCTTCGCCCTCGCCGTTCTCGTGCCGATGATCCCGCTGTACCAGATCGTTGCGCTGCTGGAGTTCCTCAGCGAGCACGCTTGGTTCAAGGCCAAGGACGACACCCTCGGTGGCCGGGCCTTCCACGTCTCGCACTCCTGGGGCCGGTTCAACGGCGACGCGCTGCCGGAGCAGGGGATCGGTGTGGTCCGCTCGGTCGGAGCCTGGAGCCGATGGACCCTTCGGCTGGCCTTCTACCACCTGCCGTCTCGCATCCTGGTCGTGCCGGGCGACCTGGCCGCGCACGACTTCCACCACCGCAAGCCCTCCACCTTCGAGTGGGTCAGGGCGTCGTACGCCCGCCAGGCGGACATCGACGCGGGCCACCCGAAGTGGCCTGCATACACCGATGTGTGGGGCCTGGGCGTCGCGATCGACCGGGTCTTCACGATCCTGAGCGAGGAGGAGGAGTCCTCCTGGGAGCTCGTCAGGGCCGAGGGCCCACTGGTGGCAGCGGAGTGA
- a CDS encoding methylaspartate mutase: MLKLDRLPDLGESISYVASLGKPTVAELLSEAERVGLPLVQPRCGVGGHAAMRDLLTGLENHAAPDILTTTIDSHTRLLQFDSVRRALDVDPSRLNGYPLVTHGWERGRDLNEAVRAPIQVRHGSPDGRRLFETAIASGFTSYEGGGIGYNVPYSKNVEIVESLRTWQQVDRLAGEVTAAGLPIDRELFGTLTAVLMPPSICIATTLLEAVLAAAEGVRCISISYPQGGHLWQDLAALRSIHRLAARYLDTSPGPSGVRVHTVLHQFMGVFPQERRQAAQLIMYGGLTAALGGVAKVVTKSPAEAKGIPTEAENSEGIRLTRLGMSRAADFPVDEEAVAAEMGRIEREVQELVDPILEQTDLVRAIGAAFDQGRLDVPFAASRFVRSAVVPCRDPGGAIRFAEMGDLSFGAATRRSNDECLQHWSGVGSSLDSLVRDINFMADGLDEVALARLAATPASAR, translated from the coding sequence ATGCTGAAACTCGATCGACTGCCCGACCTGGGCGAGTCCATCAGTTATGTCGCCTCCCTGGGCAAGCCCACGGTGGCGGAGCTGCTCAGCGAGGCTGAGCGGGTCGGGCTGCCCCTCGTGCAACCCCGGTGCGGAGTGGGTGGCCACGCCGCCATGCGGGATCTGCTCACCGGTCTGGAGAACCATGCCGCCCCGGACATCCTGACGACCACGATCGACTCGCACACCCGGCTGCTCCAGTTCGACAGCGTCCGCCGGGCACTGGACGTCGATCCGAGCAGGCTCAACGGGTACCCACTGGTGACGCACGGCTGGGAGCGGGGCCGGGACCTCAACGAGGCGGTCCGGGCCCCGATCCAGGTCCGCCATGGTTCGCCCGACGGGCGGCGGCTGTTCGAGACCGCCATCGCCTCCGGGTTCACCTCCTACGAGGGGGGTGGGATCGGGTACAACGTGCCCTATTCCAAGAACGTGGAGATCGTCGAATCGCTGCGGACCTGGCAGCAGGTCGACCGCTTGGCGGGCGAGGTGACCGCAGCCGGTCTGCCGATCGACCGGGAGCTGTTCGGCACCTTGACCGCGGTGCTGATGCCACCGTCCATCTGCATCGCCACCACGCTTCTGGAGGCGGTGCTGGCGGCGGCTGAGGGGGTGCGCTGCATATCGATCTCCTACCCGCAGGGCGGCCACCTGTGGCAGGACCTGGCGGCGCTGCGCTCCATCCACCGTTTGGCCGCCCGGTACCTCGACACCTCTCCGGGGCCGTCCGGGGTCCGGGTCCACACCGTGCTGCACCAGTTCATGGGGGTGTTCCCGCAGGAGCGCCGCCAGGCGGCCCAGCTGATCATGTACGGCGGGCTGACCGCGGCCCTCGGCGGAGTCGCGAAGGTCGTGACCAAGTCACCGGCCGAGGCCAAGGGGATCCCCACCGAGGCCGAGAACAGTGAGGGCATCCGCCTCACCAGGCTGGGCATGAGCAGGGCCGCCGACTTCCCGGTCGACGAGGAGGCGGTGGCCGCCGAGATGGGGCGGATCGAGCGCGAGGTGCAGGAGTTGGTCGATCCGATACTGGAGCAGACCGATCTGGTCCGGGCGATCGGCGCGGCCTTCGACCAGGGCCGGCTCGACGTGCCCTTCGCGGCAAGCCGGTTCGTCCGGTCCGCGGTGGTGCCCTGCCGGGATCCGGGGGGCGCCATCCGCTTCGCGGAGATGGGCGACCTGTCGTTCGGCGCCGCCACCCGCCGGAGTAACGACGAGTGCCTGCAGCACTGGTCCGGCGTCGGCAGCTCGCTCGACAGTCTCGTTCGGGACATCAATTTCATGGCTGACGGTCTGGACGAGGTCGCTCTCGCCCGGCTGGCTGCCACACCCGCGTCTGCTCGATAG
- a CDS encoding aspartate-semialdehyde dehydrogenase — MRIGIVGATGLVGTVIRNILEERDFPVAGIRCFASSRSAGSVLLWKGEEVVVEDAATADPSGLDVAIFSAGGATSRALAPKFAAAGAIVIDNSSAFRLDPEVPLVVAEVNPEAIKEARKGIIANPNCTTMAAMPVLKPLHDLAGLVRLRVSSYQAVSGGGVAGLGELDGQAVQAAGLGTELAMDGTAVEFSAPVMFPRTIAFNVVPFAGSLVDDGSLETDEEQKLRNESRKILGVPDLKVSGTCVRVPVFTGHSLSVHAEFDAPITVEEATALLAVAPGVELSEIPTPLQSAGRDPSFVGRIRQDQSVDGGRGLVLFISNDNLRKGAALNTVQIAELIAAGR; from the coding sequence CTGCGGATCGGTATCGTCGGCGCGACCGGGTTGGTCGGTACCGTCATCCGGAACATTCTCGAAGAGCGGGACTTTCCGGTGGCCGGGATCCGCTGCTTCGCCTCCAGCCGCTCGGCTGGCAGCGTGCTCCTCTGGAAGGGGGAGGAGGTGGTCGTCGAGGACGCCGCGACGGCCGACCCGAGCGGCCTCGACGTCGCGATCTTCTCCGCCGGCGGCGCCACATCGAGGGCACTCGCGCCGAAGTTCGCCGCAGCGGGCGCGATCGTCATCGACAACTCCTCCGCCTTCCGACTGGACCCGGAAGTGCCCCTGGTGGTCGCCGAGGTGAACCCGGAGGCGATCAAGGAGGCGCGCAAGGGAATCATCGCCAACCCCAACTGCACCACCATGGCGGCGATGCCCGTGCTGAAGCCGCTGCACGACCTGGCCGGTCTGGTCCGGCTGCGGGTGAGCAGCTACCAGGCAGTTTCGGGCGGAGGAGTGGCCGGCCTCGGGGAGCTCGACGGCCAGGCGGTCCAGGCGGCCGGGCTGGGCACCGAGCTCGCGATGGACGGAACGGCCGTGGAGTTCTCCGCGCCGGTCATGTTCCCGCGCACGATCGCGTTCAACGTGGTGCCGTTCGCGGGCTCGCTGGTCGACGACGGTTCCCTGGAGACGGACGAGGAGCAGAAGCTCCGCAACGAAAGCCGGAAGATTCTCGGGGTGCCCGACCTGAAGGTGTCCGGCACCTGCGTGCGGGTCCCTGTCTTCACCGGGCATTCGCTCTCCGTGCACGCCGAATTCGATGCGCCGATCACGGTCGAGGAAGCCACCGCGCTGCTCGCCGTGGCTCCTGGGGTCGAACTCAGCGAGATCCCCACGCCACTTCAGTCGGCCGGTCGGGATCCAAGCTTCGTCGGTCGGATCCGTCAGGATCAGAGTGTCGACGGTGGACGAGGGCTGGTGCTCTTCATCAGCAATGACAATCTCCGAAAGGGTGCCGCGCTGAACACCGTGCAGATAGCGGAACTCATCGCCGCCGGACGATGA
- the ahcY gene encoding adenosylhomocysteinase: MSSSRIADSAGSVHDFKVADLALAAFGRKEIELAEYEMPGLMALRREYAEQQPLRGKKIAGSLHMTIQTAVLIETLVALGADVRWVSCNIFSTQDHAAAAVVVGPNGTVDNPQGCAVFAWKGETLEDYWWCTEQLLTWPDGSGPDSIVDDGGDVTLLVHLGVEYEAAGAVPAAGPQDSEEHGIVLETLRRSVAEQPGKYTRMAESIIGVSEETTNGVRRLYKLAKDGVLLFPGINVNDSVTKSKFDNKYGIRHSLIDGINRGTDVMIGGKLAVVLGYGDVGKGAAESLRGQGARVVVTEIDPICALQAAMDGLKVVRLDEVVGEADIFITTTGNKDIIMAADLARMKHHAIVGNVGHFDNEIDMAGLAEVPGIERTEIKPQVHSWKFPDGHAVLILSEGRLFNLGNATGHPSFVMSASFSNQTIAQIELHANPGTYGREVYILPKHLDEKVARLHLAAVGANLTTLTKEQADYIDVDVAGPYKADHYRY, from the coding sequence GTGAGTAGCTCACGCATCGCAGACAGCGCAGGCTCGGTCCACGACTTCAAGGTCGCCGATCTGGCACTCGCCGCATTCGGCCGCAAGGAGATCGAGCTGGCCGAATACGAGATGCCCGGCCTGATGGCCCTGCGCCGTGAGTACGCCGAGCAGCAGCCGCTCCGCGGCAAGAAGATCGCCGGCTCGCTGCACATGACCATCCAGACCGCGGTGCTCATCGAGACCCTGGTGGCGCTGGGCGCGGACGTCCGCTGGGTGTCCTGCAACATCTTCTCGACCCAGGACCACGCGGCCGCGGCCGTCGTCGTCGGCCCGAACGGCACCGTGGACAACCCTCAGGGCTGTGCGGTCTTCGCCTGGAAGGGCGAGACGCTCGAGGACTACTGGTGGTGCACCGAGCAGCTGCTCACCTGGCCGGACGGCTCGGGCCCCGACTCGATCGTCGACGACGGCGGCGACGTCACCCTGCTCGTGCACCTCGGTGTCGAGTACGAGGCCGCCGGCGCGGTTCCTGCCGCCGGTCCTCAGGACTCGGAGGAGCACGGGATCGTCCTGGAGACCCTGCGCCGCTCCGTCGCCGAGCAGCCCGGCAAGTACACCCGGATGGCGGAGTCCATCATCGGCGTCTCCGAGGAGACCACCAACGGTGTCCGTCGGCTCTACAAGCTGGCCAAGGACGGCGTGCTGCTCTTCCCGGGCATCAACGTCAACGACTCGGTCACCAAGAGCAAGTTCGACAACAAGTACGGCATCCGCCACTCCCTGATCGACGGCATCAACCGCGGCACCGACGTGATGATCGGCGGCAAGCTCGCGGTCGTCCTCGGTTACGGGGACGTCGGCAAGGGCGCGGCCGAGTCGCTGCGCGGCCAGGGTGCCCGCGTCGTGGTGACCGAGATCGACCCGATCTGCGCGCTGCAGGCGGCCATGGACGGTCTCAAGGTCGTCCGCCTCGACGAGGTCGTCGGCGAGGCCGACATCTTCATCACCACGACCGGCAACAAGGACATCATCATGGCCGCCGACCTGGCCCGGATGAAGCACCATGCCATCGTGGGCAACGTCGGTCACTTCGACAACGAGATCGACATGGCCGGCCTGGCGGAGGTCCCCGGCATCGAGCGGACCGAGATCAAGCCGCAGGTCCACTCCTGGAAGTTCCCGGACGGTCACGCGGTGCTCATCCTCAGCGAGGGGCGCCTGTTCAACCTGGGCAACGCCACGGGGCACCCCAGCTTCGTGATGTCAGCCTCGTTCTCGAACCAGACGATCGCCCAGATCGAGCTGCACGCCAACCCCGGCACGTACGGCCGTGAGGTCTACATCCTGCCGAAGCACCTGGACGAGAAGGTGGCCAGGCTGCACCTGGCGGCGGTCGGCGCGAACCTGACCACGCTCACCAAGGAGCAGGCGGACTACATCGACGTGGACGTGGCCGGCCCGTACAAGGCTGACCACTACCGCTACTGA